A region of the Methanobacterium sp. genome:
ATCAATTTGGAAATGTTCTTGAGAGAACAGGATTCAAACGTAACATAATGGGTTTTTTTTCATCAGATAACCTTCAAGAAGCTTTTGATAAAACTGCACCCAAAAGATTAAGACTTGCCCTAGAAGAATTAGGAACTACCTTCATTAAATTAGGTCAGGTTTTAAGTACACGACCAGATCTAGTTGGAAAAGACTTTGCAGACGAATTAGCCAAATTACAGGATGAAGTACCACCATTTCCATTTGAAGATGTAAAAAAATTAATAGAGAAAGAACTTGAAACTCCTTTACAAGACTTATTTTCTGATTTTCAACAAGATCCAATTGCTTCTGCATCAATAGCGCAGGTACACTCCGCTGTACTCAAAAATGGAAAAAAAGTAGCTGTTAAGGTCCAGAGACTGAATTTAGAAGAACATGTAAGAAAGGATATAATTATAATGCGTTATCTGGCAAGACAGGCAGATAAGAGAATTAGGGATCTCAAATATTATAATCTTCCAGGTATTGTTGATGAATTTGAAAGGGCCATAGAAAAAGAGATGGATTTTGCACAGGAAGCAAGAAATATTGATCGTTTCAGATTGCACTTTAAGGATGATCCTAATGTATGTGCACCTAAAGTTTACTGGAAATATTCTACCCCAAGAATTCTTACAATGGAATTTATTAGGGGAACAAAGATAAGTGATGCCCTTGAATCAAATAAAAATATAAATGGTAAGGCTATTGCAAAAATAGGTACTGATTGTTATTTTAAGCAGATATTTCAGCATGGATTTTTCCATGCTGATCCCCATCCTGGGAATTTGTTCATTCTACCCAATGATGTTCTTTGTTTTATTGATTTTGGAATGATAGGTCATTTAGACAGAGAATTTATGGAAAATTTAACTGAACTTTTCGTATTTACAGTTAATTATGACTTAAAAGGGATGATCAACCAGATGAGGTATATGCGGCTTATAGATGACGATACAGACATTGAAGAATTAAAACGTGACTTAATAGACCTTCTTGACAAGTACATGGGTGCTGAGATTAGCGACATTGGAGGGA
Encoded here:
- a CDS encoding AarF/ABC1/UbiB kinase family protein translates to MKRLREIVSVLVKYQFGNVLERTGFKRNIMGFFSSDNLQEAFDKTAPKRLRLALEELGTTFIKLGQVLSTRPDLVGKDFADELAKLQDEVPPFPFEDVKKLIEKELETPLQDLFSDFQQDPIASASIAQVHSAVLKNGKKVAVKVQRLNLEEHVRKDIIIMRYLARQADKRIRDLKYYNLPGIVDEFERAIEKEMDFAQEARNIDRFRLHFKDDPNVCAPKVYWKYSTPRILTMEFIRGTKISDALESNKNINGKAIAKIGTDCYFKQIFQHGFFHADPHPGNLFILPNDVLCFIDFGMIGHLDREFMENLTELFVFTVNYDLKGMINQMRYMRLIDDDTDIEELKRDLIDLLDKYMGAEISDIGGIINEFSKPNILVKHKIKLPKDFILLGRVLSMAEDIGRKLDPHFNGIEVAKPLIKETIRKRFNPLRILDYQATYLFELEHIFKDLPETINRFFLRIEDGKIRMQLDHQNLDEFASHLERIINRVSVALIVSSLIIGSSLIMISNEGMPMPGIGFSTIGTIIFLIASALAIILIISIINCARKNI